The Lacrimispora xylanolytica genome has a segment encoding these proteins:
- a CDS encoding carbohydrate ABC transporter permease, whose translation MKKAATRKKTSVGDKVFVFLNGVFMILFVIITLYPVWNTLVIAFNNGTDSLRGGLYLWPRMWTLKNFNTVLHKKNLLVGAYVTVGRTVIGTLTALGANAILAYIVSRKRFILKKQLSLFWVITMYVNGGLIPTFLLYKGLGLTNNFLVYIIPGMISAFYMLVIRTFMVGIPDSFEESAQLDGAGDMIIFTKIISPLCKPVYATVALFCAVGHWNSWFDAMLYNRMNSNLTTLQYELMKLLSSVTNQSTSVESMKNAVGTVTPTSVRAAATILTMLPIVCLYPFLQRYFVTGLTIGGVKE comes from the coding sequence ATGAAAAAAGCAGCAACACGTAAAAAAACATCAGTAGGCGATAAAGTTTTTGTTTTCTTAAATGGGGTTTTTATGATTTTATTCGTAATCATAACCCTTTATCCGGTTTGGAATACCTTGGTCATAGCCTTTAATAATGGAACCGATTCCTTGCGAGGTGGATTGTATTTATGGCCCAGGATGTGGACTCTTAAGAATTTTAACACCGTATTACATAAGAAGAATTTGCTGGTAGGTGCCTATGTCACTGTAGGAAGAACCGTAATAGGAACTCTTACGGCACTGGGGGCCAATGCTATCCTCGCTTATATCGTAAGCCGGAAGCGTTTTATCTTAAAAAAACAGCTATCCTTGTTCTGGGTGATTACCATGTATGTAAACGGAGGTTTGATACCCACCTTTCTTTTATACAAAGGACTTGGTCTTACCAACAACTTTCTGGTATATATTATTCCAGGAATGATAAGTGCCTTTTATATGCTTGTAATCCGTACGTTTATGGTGGGGATACCAGACAGCTTTGAGGAATCTGCCCAATTAGATGGAGCTGGAGATATGATTATATTTACAAAAATCATTTCTCCGCTATGCAAACCGGTCTATGCCACAGTCGCATTATTTTGTGCCGTGGGGCATTGGAATTCCTGGTTTGATGCCATGTTATACAACAGGATGAACTCGAATCTGACTACGTTACAGTACGAGTTAATGAAGCTATTATCCTCGGTGACCAATCAAAGCACTTCAGTAGAATCCATGAAAAATGCGGTGGGAACCGTAACTCCAACATCCGTCCGAGCTGCGGCGACCATACTTACTATGCTTCCCATCGTCTGCCTCTATCCATTCTTACAGAGGTACTTTGTTACTGGCCTTACCATTGGAGGAGTCAAAGAATAA
- a CDS encoding ABC transporter permease: protein MTSVVKGRTGKINWKEIKRQKVLLLWSLVFVIYGFIFCYLPLAGWLMAFENYKPKDGFFHSQFIGLGKFKQLFIDDGFLRVIRNTLAMGVINLVVTFVAAIVFAILLNELKSQGGKKVVQTISYLPHFLSWIIVTGILHDALAGTGIVNDILLRLHVLKEPLNFFAHPKYFWGIVAFANVWKETGWNAIIYLAAIVAIDTNLYEAAAIDGAGRWARIKYITLPGIKPTIIILLLMNAGNVLNAGFEVQYLLGNGLVQSVSQTIDIYVLKWGISQGDYSLGTAAGVFKSVVSIVIILIANGMAKRAGEERLF from the coding sequence ATGACATCTGTTGTGAAAGGAAGAACTGGAAAAATTAACTGGAAAGAAATAAAAAGACAAAAAGTGCTGTTGTTATGGTCTTTGGTTTTTGTGATCTATGGATTTATATTCTGTTATCTGCCCCTGGCAGGCTGGCTGATGGCATTTGAAAATTACAAGCCAAAGGATGGATTTTTTCATTCCCAGTTCATAGGACTTGGTAAGTTTAAACAGCTGTTTATAGACGATGGATTTCTTCGTGTAATTAGAAATACTCTGGCAATGGGAGTGATTAACCTGGTTGTAACCTTTGTTGCAGCCATTGTATTTGCAATCCTATTAAATGAGTTAAAATCCCAGGGTGGAAAAAAAGTAGTTCAGACCATATCTTATCTGCCCCACTTTTTATCCTGGATTATTGTTACTGGTATCCTGCATGACGCTCTTGCCGGAACAGGAATTGTAAATGATATTCTATTACGCTTACATGTATTAAAGGAGCCTCTTAACTTTTTCGCACACCCAAAGTATTTCTGGGGGATTGTGGCCTTTGCCAATGTGTGGAAGGAAACAGGCTGGAATGCCATTATCTATTTGGCCGCGATTGTTGCCATTGACACAAATCTTTATGAGGCGGCCGCCATTGACGGAGCCGGAAGATGGGCAAGAATTAAGTACATTACACTGCCCGGAATCAAGCCAACCATTATCATTCTCCTTTTGATGAATGCAGGAAATGTTTTAAATGCCGGCTTTGAGGTACAGTATCTTTTAGGAAACGGGCTTGTACAAAGCGTCTCCCAGACCATAGATATCTATGTTCTGAAATGGGGCATCAGCCAGGGCGATTATTCCTTGGGTACAGCGGCAGGAGTATTCAAAAGCGTTGTTAGTATTGTCATCATATTAATAGCGAATGGGATGGCCAAACGAGCTGGAGAAGAGCGCTTATTCTAA